From the genome of Solanum dulcamara chromosome 12, daSolDulc1.2, whole genome shotgun sequence:
atatttaaaatatcaatctCTGAATTTAGAATCTGAATTCTAAATCCACCACTAGCTGCAGAATGGTTGTCCAAATTAATCAGGTTAACAATCATCAACAAGAAATGCCTTCAACTGTTTAGCGAAATCCTTTGGTTTCTCCAAGTTGACTGCATGCCCGGCATTTCTGATAACTACTAACTCAGCATTCCCTTCAATATGCCTATCATTTAGGGTTGTATCATCAGGGATGAAATAAAGTTTACTGCTGTTTcagaaaacaaacaaaaaatgacGATGTTCTTGTTACCTCTGCAGTCTGTATCCCAGTTCTAATGGGAATATCCTGTCTTGTTCTCCCCAAATAATTAATGTGGACTATTGGGAATAAGAAAGAAACCAAATGAACAAGTGAAAATAAACTAATTATAAGAGAAAAACTTAGGAATATGCAAACCTGGGAAATCTTAGGAAGATTGGAAAGGCGTCTATCTTTAAGTAAATTTTGGATGAGCTCTTTTTTCTCGTTCATATAATCGTTGCACATTACCTGCAAAATGTAGGTATAAACAGTTTTGCAATAGCATAAATTGTACTCCCTATTTCATTGATAGACTTACGTCAATAAAGTCAGAAAGGAAGTAGGAGGGCATGACTTTGACAGGCTTAAAAAAGGAGAAACGCATCAATTCCCTTAGCTTCTCAGGTGTCTGTGGCAATAAAATGCTAGCAGCTTCGTCCAAATCAGAGACCTGAAACAAGCCATCTTTCATATCCTTTTCCTCTAAGCAAACGCCTGCACAACACAACACCAACCTCTCCACTGCCTCTGGATATTGAGCTGCAATGCTATAACCAACAAATCCTCCATAACTAATTCCTACAAGGCTCGTCCTAACCACACCATGCACCTCCATCAATTTCTTCACACATCTTGCCTGAAAAATATTAGACAAGCGACGCAAAATCAACAACCTAACATGTATCCCTGTTGACTTGACCCCACGGGTTGAAATCAAATAACCCATCTAATTGTCTGGTTGAAATGCAACCTAGATCTAAGaatacaaaattaaatttagaAATTTGGAATTATGTcaatttggaagaatttaagcTACTACTGTAGTATTTTTAATAGAAATTCATTTAGCTTTCACTATTCTTTCAATAACATAATATCCCTGATTCAACTTATTTTGATCCAAAACACTGAGTAATTTGACTCTAATCCAACTcgtgtatttatcatttttacCTGAAAATTCTCTGTCCTCTCGGGGCGCTTGGTGGCGGAGGCACCAAAGAAGAGGAGATCAGGAAGGTAGACATTAAAATGGGGAGTAAAATGTCTAAGGAGATCACTATATTGCCACATTGCATTGGCACCAAATCCATGGACAAGAAAGAGGTTAGGTTTTGTTGGTTCATGAACTTTAGGTATCCAACAATGCATAGTGGTGCCATCTTCAAGATCTGTTGTTACGGAACGAAGCccagaaaaggaaaagaaatatcgGTAAAAACGATCTCTGGATGCTGTGAAGCTAAGGCATTTGGCCATTGGGTATATTCAATGGCACCAATATCAGACAGGAATTTCTTTAAAAGTTTTGAAAGTCTTTTCTTCAAGTTCATGACGATTATTAATTGTGACTATTAGTCTACCAAAATTCAAGGTCTACATTGAATTTCGGTTTTATCTCTTGGAACATATTTCATGACCTGTGAAAGTGTTCTACCCGCTCACTATAATTAATTTGACCAACTCTAACATAATCGCTACTCTATTTACAAACTCATTTCAAGTGTGTCCCTTGGCCAACATCCCAAAAAATTGGAACACACTCATGTTAACtgtagctttattttatttttattaaaaggcCTAATAGTTAAAAACTCCATTAAACTTGACACACTTTATTAAATGCATACTTAAATTACTCTCTTCAAACATGGATTCTTGAAACTATTTATCCCCATAAACTATGAGAACTCTTAATTACCcattcaaatatgaattttaggaATTATTGGAAAAAAATCTTTTCCGACATAAccacaaaattaaattaaaaagataGGAACCATTTTTTACGTTTggactcttttttaaaaaaaaaatctagaaatggcgattttttttctttaaatttgaaaattgcatttctacttctttttttttgggggggggggggggggggttactttttaaaaattttaaaattgtatTTAAATATATCTTAATCGGATCCTTATCGGTTGAGATCTATTTAGTTATTTACAAATTCTATAATTGAAAAGTTATCAAGTGGTTTAGTTTAGTAACTTCAAAAAGGAActatgtaattattttaaacggAAAATGGTTAAAATTACccttgaactattgaaaatagctcatatatattcttcaactatttttggatcaaatatACCTTCGCTATGACCAAAGGAGACCACAAATACCCCTCCACTTTACGATTGACTGTTTAAGCTGATGGtcacatcaaaaaaatattcacaTGGACGGCCACGTCAGCATCTCTCCCTCTTTAGTTCAGTGGTAGTTTTGACcccttttttataattttaattttttttttctaaatttcttaCACCACCACAAACCCTCTTTCTCCACAACCCCACccaccttttttttaattatcaattattatttttaaaaattttctacAACACCACATACACCCAACAACTCACCCCCCCCCCTCCCGcctgatttttaaaaaaaagttttaaatttttttctgaattttctATACCACCACATACCCAACCCCCACCCCTTCACgcaaaaaaattcttaaaaaaaattttaaaagtttttttttttagaattttacaCCACCCACCCTATGGTCCCCCTCCCACACCCCACCATCCCCtccaaacttaaaatatttaaccgctcaaacttttattttttataattttgtttataaaaggtaaattaaatatgaagtagattgaatttttattttattttttaccccACGATCCCCTTTCTCCACTACCGATACCCCACCACCCCTCTAAAAatatgttgaattttttttatttttgattctcTATACCTActtcatgaaaaaaattaaaaacatttaaaaaaaatcatgggaCTCAAGttgcttgcataagctaccaacttgaatgtcttacatacttaagctattggagggCGTGTCGAGCTTATGCAACAAGTAttatataggttcttaaagtaagacgagattacgaacccatggaagaggcggaaggaggcgtagcacctacttggaagtaagtaggtgatgcatctacttggaccaagtaggtgactcacatGCTTTTGGTGTATCCCACACTACCATGTGGCAGTATATGAGTGGCcacatggatgaggtggcgccttagagggctgccatgtgtcacccctaaggggatgccacatgtcacccctaaggggatgccacatgtcacctcctaaggaggtgtatatatgtatcttatgctGAAGAATATCTCATTTTCAGCTTCCTTAGCCAaaacaaaaaagagagaaaaacgtgagagagGGAGAAGACAGCCACAGATTTGGCCAATTTAAGGTAAGCCTCCAAATTttgttctatgaattaattatttaaggtatcccatggCTACATGATAGTTTTTAACAgcgtaaaattactatttggggcagtAAAAAAGGGATGCGAATAGCCCGTCGGTTTTCAGCATGTGAAGAGAACTTCCAAGGCAAGTTTTAGCGagttctagcaaggtatggcttggctCTCTTCTCCCActttttggtaagggtttggaaatgttatgaaggtataaatAAGGATTGGAAGaatgaaaatatacatgttatgaCTAAAGAACATTGAAGGTCATATAGGGGCTGGTTTGACGCGATTTtaacgggttaaagtttggctcgaatcgttgttattgtggtgttgtgttgggaGTTGTTTTCTAGTATTTCAAGGATGGAATATGACTAAAAATGACTGtatatgcttctggtttcagccacatgacaccccagttcgtgtggttaaaggttttatgaaatagagattaaaacccctatttggtatcgtagttttaagtgagttgtttggagtttgtgttgtgtaatgttgaagtggtttacttgtatatatgctgatgattgttgttgttggttggtttctaaggtttggaggttaaaacggaagttcggatagggcaagttataggggagatgttgtccAATTTCCGCTAACTTCGCAACTAATAATGAACTAATCTAAGGGAATGGATAAaggattggttcctatgggtaattggtggtagaattacaagatgaAAAGTCGAAGTTCACTAAtattagaattactttcatgttaaataggttcaagatacgacgaggcaaacgtgttaagagtaatccgtaagaggtatgtaaagctaacgtttcctccttttggcatgtttttggcataagtatgtaaagcttattctttatcttggcatattttgacataagtataaaaagctaatctttcttttggcatggtctttatgaaataaatatatgaattttttatgGTCCCAAGGAAGTTTCTAttctagagccactaggatggccaattacTTGATTTCCAAAGGACATTTTTTACGCTTTGATgcgagtatataattccagaagtttcattttgatgtaatccatagtgactttcaaaaggtacttgataggattcttgtcttgattttaaacgatagcttattttaattattccattgagccccataatatattttaaaatatggaaataatttcagaaagactattttgacatagaccatcgtgacatctgaaagacatgcactatgattatcgctcaatttctcttatatgacttggcatcggaGTAACACTATCGAGTCTTtggaaatattttgtattttatattgcatttagtttctcactactccacttgtggatgcctcaatgcttctttcactgagttcgggccaggatttgttatcatgcgtacttttTTGCATTGTTCGgcgtgccccgatgtgagggtGCAGGTACGACTTGTGCATGggatttatggagttatgatatgccatgtacacatatgatatgatatgatatgaccatctaatatgaaatgatctgttatggagatattccctactctgaaGTTATGATGTATTGTGGCGCTAGTGACGGGGCaacgaccacgatttgttcatctagtcccataatggggccggatatggcatatgttttctgcataccttatctgtggttatgaaaaacattttggtaTTCTAGATAGTTTGCTCATTTCTGCACCTTCTGttttggtaatggctttacttattatagtccatgctttacatacttggtacattatctgtactgaccccctttcttcaggggggGTACattacatgcccacaggtacagatgcttggtttgctgatctactcacttaggacatccaccctgttggtttgcagtgcttctttgtccggagccctattttggtactaacttttctattagatatttgtacatgttggttaagggtacgacggggccctgtcccattaTATGACTGgtctatcattctgtagagatttgtagacttgtgatgtgggttatgtatatatattttaggctttgggttccgtgatggccttaactaccctcttgtgctatatctgttCTTATGCGCTCTCTAGCAACCCCTTTTTGACTCCTACTTTTGTCTATTCTTCTAACATgataagtggggctaagggtacgtatgggtgcccaactcaggcac
Proteins encoded in this window:
- the LOC129876778 gene encoding uncharacterized protein LOC129876778; this translates as MAKCLSFTASRDRFYRYFFSFSGLRSVTTDLEDGTTMHCWIPKVHEPTKPNLFLVHGFGANAMWQYSDLLRHFTPHFNVYLPDLLFFGASATKRPERTENFQARCVKKLMEVHGVVRTSLVGISYGGFVGYSIAAQYPEAVERLVLCCAGVCLEEKDMKDGLFQVSDLDEAASILLPQTPEKLRELMRFSFFKPVKVMPSYFLSDFIDVMCNDYMNEKKELIQNLLKDRRLSNLPKISQSTLIIWGEQDRIFPLELGYRLQRHIEGNAELVVIRNAGHAVNLEKPKDFAKQLKAFLVDDC